The sequence below is a genomic window from Streptomyces sudanensis.
GTACCGCTGGACGTCGGTCTGCACGCCTGCCTGGATGGGCCGGTGCAGGTGCTGGAGACCCCGGAAAGGCGGCGGCTCGGGTACTCCGAGGGACAGAAGAACGGGCGGCTGATCTCTGACCCGAAAGAGGTAAGTGTCCTCTGTCACCGCTATGACACACTGCGCTCGCAGGCCCTCAACCCCAAGATGTCCCGGGACCTGTTGGAGAAACTGCGAGGAGAGCTATGAGCAGCGGTACGACGGAACTCGCCTGGTTCAAGTCCAGCTACAGCGGCAGCGAGGGCGACAGCTGTGTGGAGATCGCGATGGCCGAACAGGCCGTCCACATAAGGGACTCCAAGGACGTGACCCGTCCGGCGTTCGCCGTCGGCCGTGACGGCTGGGGCCGGTTCGTACGGTTCGCGTCCGAGCGCTGAACGATTCGGGGTACGCCTTCGTCGTGCCGGTCGGGTACCGGAGTGGCGGAGGCCGCCCCCACCGTCCGGAGCCGCCGTGCGCATGGCGCCGATGGCGGTGACCACGCCCGCGAGAGGAGAACCATGAACAGCGGTACACCGGAACTCGCCTGGTTCAAGTCCAGTTACAGCGGCAGCGAGGGCGATGACTGCGTGGAGGTCGCGATGGCCGAACAGGCCGTCCACATAAGGGACTCCAAGGACGTGACCCGTCCGGCGTTCGCCGTCGGCCGTGGCGGCTGGGGCCGGTTCGTACGGTTCGCGTCGGAACGCTGAACGGCCGGAGGTGTACTGTCCGCCGCCTCGGAGGATGAGGCGGGGGACAGTACACCTTCTCGTTTCCCGTCCCGTTCCGTCCTGCCCCGTCGTGCCGGTGCCGGGCCGTACGGCGCGGCGGGCGAAGGGGCGGGTCAGGTCAGGGTGTTGCGCAGGTGGGGGCCGAGGTGGCCCACGTACACCTTTCCTGAACGGGGAGTGTCGTCGTAGAAGTGGAGGCGCGGGGAGATCGTGTTGCCCCCGCCTATCTTCAGGTGGGCCTGCATGAAGACCCGGCCGGTGTGGTGCACCGCCTTGGGGACCGGGAGCATCCGCTCGTTGCGCAGCTTCGCCTGGCGGGCGACGGTGTCCGACTCGCGCATCGCGATCTTGGCCGTGGGGAAGGGGAAGGCGCTGGAGGCGTCGGACTTGCACCAGCTCAGGAAGTCGCCCGAGACGGTGCCGTCGGCGGAGGCCCGGGCGAACTGGTCCAGGGCCAGCAGCCCGTCCCAGGCGACGTACAGCCAGTTGTCCACCGACTGACTGTCCAGGGACCGGGTGGTCTTGCGGTTCCCGGTGAACGCGATGCCGGGCAGCTCGCCCAGGCGCTCCAGCAGCTCGGAGAAGCTCGTCGGGTAGACGATGTCCGCGGCGACGGCCGGGGTGTGGGCGACGGTGAACTGGCCCGCCTCCTGCAACTTCTCGCGCAGGAAGCGTATGAGCCGCTGGGACTCCTTGACCTTGTCGTACAACTCCTCGTTCTCGCCGCGCAGTTCGTTGCCGGCGTGCTCCACCCGCGCGAGTTCCGCGTAGAGGTCGTTGATCTCGCTGACCCGGATGGCCTCCGCGTGCTCCGCCTCGCCCAGCAGGGCGGTGAGCGCCGCGTTCTCGGAGCGGAGCTGGGCGAGGTCCGTACCGTCCTGGACCGAGCGGGGGCGCGTGCGCGGGCGCGGGACGCTGAGCAGCGCGGGGGGCAGCGGCTGCCGTGAGGAGAACCGCTGGGGGAGCGCGGCGAGTATGGAGGCGGCGCGGCGGAGGTCGGCGTCGATGGTGCGCCGCGACATGACGGGGTGGTTCTGGGCGTCGGGCTTCCACGCCGGGTCGATCCCCGGCAAATAGGTGCGGACGCCGCCGCCGAAGACGGGGTGGTACTCCAGCGCGGCGTTGAACTTGACCTGCGCCTCCGGCGTGAGCACGTACAGCAC
It includes:
- a CDS encoding DUF397 domain-containing protein; translated protein: MSSGTTELAWFKSSYSGSEGDSCVEIAMAEQAVHIRDSKDVTRPAFAVGRDGWGRFVRFASER
- a CDS encoding DUF397 domain-containing protein; this translates as MNSGTPELAWFKSSYSGSEGDDCVEVAMAEQAVHIRDSKDVTRPAFAVGRGGWGRFVRFASER